From Litorilinea aerophila, the proteins below share one genomic window:
- the gdhA gene encoding NADP-specific glutamate dehydrogenase: MTMHLDSFMAGLIRRNPGQPEFHQAVCEVAETLIPYINAHPVYERACILERLTEPDRIVIFRVCWEDDAGNVRVNRGYRVQFNNAIGPYKGGLRFDKSVSLSILKFLGFEQIFKNSLTTLPMGGAKGGSDFNPKGKSDREVMRFCQAFMSELYRHIGKDVDVPAGDIGVGTREISYLFGQYKRLRNEFTGVLTGKGLAFGGSPVRTEATGYGCVYFAREMLARQHEGLEGKRCVVSGAGNVAQYAAQKLMQEGAKVLTLSDRSGYIFEPEGLTEEELAFIIDLKTNRRGDLSEVAKEFGTDYFPGEKPWGVPCDMAFPCATQNEIEEEDARRLLANGCRAVVEGANMPTTREALRHFRAARILFAPGKAANAGGVAISGLEMTQNSMRLTWPREEVDRQLQQIMKRIHEQCVAHGQEDSWVDYVKGANIAGFIKVAGAMLAYGIL; the protein is encoded by the coding sequence ATGACCATGCATCTTGATTCGTTTATGGCCGGCCTGATCCGCCGCAACCCCGGCCAGCCTGAGTTCCACCAGGCCGTCTGTGAAGTGGCGGAAACCCTCATCCCCTACATCAATGCCCACCCGGTCTACGAGCGGGCTTGCATCCTGGAGCGGCTGACCGAGCCCGACCGGATTGTCATCTTCCGCGTCTGTTGGGAGGACGACGCGGGCAACGTGCGGGTGAACCGGGGGTATCGGGTGCAGTTCAACAACGCCATCGGCCCTTATAAAGGCGGGCTGCGTTTCGATAAGTCCGTTTCCTTGAGCATCCTCAAATTTTTAGGCTTTGAGCAGATCTTCAAGAACAGCCTGACCACCTTGCCCATGGGCGGTGCCAAAGGAGGCAGCGATTTCAACCCCAAGGGCAAGTCCGACCGGGAGGTGATGCGCTTTTGCCAGGCCTTCATGAGCGAGCTATACCGCCACATCGGCAAGGACGTGGACGTGCCCGCCGGCGACATCGGCGTGGGCACCCGGGAGATCAGCTACCTCTTCGGCCAGTACAAACGCCTCCGCAACGAGTTCACCGGCGTGTTGACCGGCAAGGGGTTGGCCTTCGGCGGGAGCCCCGTGCGCACGGAGGCTACCGGCTACGGCTGTGTCTACTTTGCCCGGGAGATGCTGGCCCGGCAGCATGAGGGGCTGGAGGGCAAACGCTGTGTGGTCTCCGGCGCCGGCAACGTGGCCCAGTACGCGGCCCAGAAGCTGATGCAGGAGGGGGCCAAAGTGTTGACCCTCTCCGATCGCAGCGGCTACATTTTCGAGCCGGAGGGATTGACCGAGGAAGAGCTGGCATTCATCATCGATCTCAAAACCAACCGACGGGGCGACCTTTCCGAAGTGGCCAAAGAATTTGGCACCGACTACTTCCCCGGCGAGAAGCCGTGGGGTGTCCCCTGTGACATGGCCTTCCCCTGTGCCACCCAGAACGAGATCGAAGAGGAAGATGCCCGGCGGCTGCTGGCCAACGGCTGCCGGGCCGTGGTCGAAGGCGCCAACATGCCCACCACCCGGGAGGCTTTGCGACACTTCCGGGCCGCCCGCATTCTCTTTGCCCCTGGCAAGGCCGCCAACGCCGGCGGTGTGGCCATCTCCGGCCTGGAGATGACCCAGAACTCCATGCGCCTGACCTGGCCCCGGGAAGAGGTGGACCGTCAGTTGCAGCAGATCATGAAGCGCATCCATGAACAATGTGTGGCCCATGGCCAGGAGGACAGCTGGGTCGACTACGTGAAGGGGGCCAACATTGCCGGTTTCATCAAAGTGGCCGGCGCCATGCTGGCTTACGGGATTCTTTGA
- the cnbZ gene encoding 2-amino-5-chloromuconate deaminase CnbZ: protein MKTAERTARPTPNLPGGSTIRLVDHPQGHYRFLTGIAPYSSGVIAMPGYEIVRARLAAPLPYRQGFELIDRHLDGCGRPPQALCAVELRIPEPLTFDGFAAFNADYQELLARKGLLVEGLNPIARTNVAPAVAPPEEAVLYAFSYTVPNPETRPTFVVAGAGDLRDQADLSPAAIVRPGDTTPAGLRAKATCVMEVMAARLQGLGLAWADVTAVDVYTVHSLSPLLVDVLLAPMGPAARHGVHWFYSRPPISGLDFEMDLRGVAREILVTP from the coding sequence TTGAAAACAGCCGAACGGACCGCCCGGCCTACGCCCAACCTGCCAGGAGGAAGCACCATCCGCCTCGTCGACCACCCCCAGGGCCACTACCGATTCCTGACCGGCATCGCCCCCTATTCGTCCGGTGTGATCGCCATGCCCGGCTACGAGATCGTGCGGGCGAGGCTGGCCGCGCCGCTGCCCTATCGCCAGGGCTTCGAGCTGATCGACCGCCACCTGGACGGCTGCGGGCGTCCTCCCCAGGCCCTCTGCGCGGTAGAGCTGCGCATTCCCGAGCCCCTGACCTTCGACGGCTTCGCCGCCTTCAACGCCGACTATCAGGAGCTCCTGGCTCGCAAGGGACTGTTGGTGGAGGGGCTCAACCCCATCGCCCGCACCAACGTCGCACCGGCCGTGGCCCCGCCCGAAGAGGCGGTGCTCTACGCCTTCTCGTACACGGTACCCAACCCAGAGACCCGCCCCACCTTCGTGGTGGCCGGCGCCGGCGACCTGCGGGATCAGGCCGATCTTTCCCCCGCGGCCATCGTGCGGCCTGGTGACACCACGCCCGCCGGGCTCCGGGCCAAGGCCACCTGCGTGATGGAGGTCATGGCGGCACGGCTCCAGGGGCTGGGCCTGGCCTGGGCGGACGTGACAGCCGTGGACGTGTACACGGTACACTCCTTGTCCCCCTTGCTGGTGGATGTGTTACTGGCCCCCATGGGGCCGGCAGCCCGCCACGGCGTCCACTGGTTTTACAGCCGCCCGCCCATTTCGGGCCTGGATTTTGAGATGGATCTGCGGGGCGTGGCCCGGGAGATCCTCGTCACGCCCTGA
- a CDS encoding SDR family NAD(P)-dependent oxidoreductase gives MDPSTARLLDLSGQVALVTGASQGIGEAIARVLHGAGAHVALLARSQDRLAALAAELRQSRPNAPGALAIPTDVADPGQVDGAVGQVLETWGQIDILVNNAGLIRAGPYTEIDLAEWQRLLDVNLTGAYACVRAVAPHMQARGYGRIVNISSISAQTGGVSGGVHYAASKGGLLAMTKTLARDLAPHGITVNAIAPGQIDTRPDLLSPEERRRLEALIPLGRLGQPEEIAYGVLFLVSPMAAYITGATLDVNGGILKR, from the coding sequence ATGGACCCATCCACTGCCCGTCTCCTCGACCTATCCGGACAGGTGGCCCTGGTCACCGGGGCCAGCCAGGGCATCGGCGAAGCCATCGCCCGGGTGTTGCATGGGGCCGGCGCCCATGTGGCCTTGCTGGCCCGCAGCCAGGATCGGCTGGCGGCCCTGGCCGCAGAGCTGCGCCAGAGCCGTCCCAACGCCCCCGGCGCGCTGGCCATCCCCACCGACGTGGCCGACCCGGGGCAGGTGGACGGGGCCGTGGGGCAGGTGTTGGAGACATGGGGGCAGATCGACATCCTGGTCAACAATGCCGGGCTTATCCGCGCCGGCCCGTACACGGAGATCGACCTGGCCGAATGGCAGCGCCTGCTGGACGTCAACCTCACCGGGGCCTACGCCTGTGTGCGGGCCGTGGCGCCCCACATGCAGGCCCGCGGGTACGGCCGCATCGTCAACATCTCCTCCATCAGCGCCCAGACCGGCGGCGTCTCCGGCGGGGTGCACTACGCCGCATCCAAAGGCGGCCTGCTGGCCATGACCAAAACCCTGGCCCGGGATCTGGCCCCCCACGGCATCACGGTCAACGCCATCGCCCCCGGCCAGATCGACACCCGGCCGGACCTGCTCTCCCCGGAGGAGCGCCGCAGGTTGGAAGCCCTCATCCCCCTGGGGCGCCTGGGTCAACCCGAGGAGATCGCCTACGGGGTACTCTTCCTGGTATCCCCCATGGCCGCCTACATCACCGGTGCCACCCTGGATGTGAACGGCGGCATCCTGAAGCGTTGA
- a CDS encoding carbohydrate-binding family 9-like protein: protein MTTQLPRFSVLRAPAWDRTADPATWDWSGVPALPPFTLADGSGPARQQTQARLCGDHEALYVRFDCEDRDIWGHYTRRDDPIYDEEVVEVFLAPGLADPVDYYEFEVSPNGVLLDVRIHNPRGDRTAMEADFSWDCPGLRWQAGRNDPQNHWWAILVIPWAAVSPPGESPRFWRANFYRIERPHDGPPEFSCWSPTLTAPADFHRPARFGVLEMEGIVFNQ, encoded by the coding sequence ATGACCACCCAACTGCCTCGTTTCTCGGTGCTTCGCGCCCCCGCCTGGGACCGGACCGCAGATCCCGCCACCTGGGACTGGTCCGGCGTGCCTGCCTTGCCGCCCTTCACCCTGGCCGACGGCAGCGGACCCGCCCGTCAGCAGACCCAGGCCCGACTCTGTGGCGACCACGAGGCCCTCTACGTCCGCTTCGACTGCGAAGATCGGGACATCTGGGGCCACTACACCCGTCGGGATGATCCCATCTACGACGAGGAGGTGGTGGAGGTCTTCCTGGCGCCCGGGCTGGCCGACCCGGTGGACTACTATGAGTTTGAGGTGAGTCCCAACGGCGTGCTCCTGGACGTGCGCATCCACAATCCCCGCGGCGACCGCACAGCCATGGAGGCGGACTTTTCCTGGGACTGTCCGGGCCTGCGCTGGCAGGCAGGGCGCAATGACCCTCAGAACCACTGGTGGGCCATCCTGGTCATCCCGTGGGCCGCGGTCTCCCCGCCTGGTGAAAGCCCCCGCTTCTGGCGGGCCAACTTCTATCGCATTGAACGGCCCCATGACGGGCCGCCCGAGTTCAGTTGCTGGTCGCCCACCCTGACCGCCCCGGCGGACTTCCACCGTCCGGCCCGCTTTGGCGTGCTGGAGATGGAGGGTATAGTTTTTAACCAGTGA
- a CDS encoding nucleoside hydrolase, translating into MAEQPTTEKILLDTDIGSDIDDAVCLAYLLAQPRCELLGITTVTGEPVKRAMLASALCQVAGKEVPIYPGAADPLLVPQKQPEAPQARALKNWPHATRFPQGEAVEFLRHTIRAHPGQVTLLTIGPLTNIALLFAVDPEIPSLLKGLVMMCGVFTEHLSTRATRVEWNARVDPHATAMVYRARPPIHRSVGLDVTTRVTMAAPAVRARFRTPLLRPVLDFAEVWFQQREQITFHDPLAAATLFDPEICGFERGRVTVELQDEALLGQTRWEPGADDGYHEVALRVDADRFFAHYFSVFH; encoded by the coding sequence ATGGCCGAACAACCCACCACCGAGAAGATCCTCCTGGACACCGACATCGGCTCGGATATCGATGACGCTGTCTGTCTGGCCTATCTGCTGGCCCAGCCCCGCTGCGAGCTGCTGGGCATCACCACCGTCACCGGGGAGCCGGTGAAGCGGGCCATGCTGGCCAGTGCCCTGTGCCAGGTGGCCGGCAAGGAGGTACCCATCTATCCAGGTGCCGCGGACCCCCTGCTGGTGCCCCAGAAGCAGCCGGAAGCGCCCCAGGCCCGGGCCCTGAAGAACTGGCCCCACGCCACCCGCTTCCCCCAGGGCGAAGCGGTGGAATTCCTGCGCCACACCATCCGGGCCCACCCGGGCCAGGTGACCCTGCTCACCATCGGGCCGCTCACCAACATCGCCCTGCTCTTCGCCGTGGACCCGGAGATCCCTTCCCTGCTGAAGGGACTGGTCATGATGTGCGGGGTCTTCACCGAGCACCTCTCCACCCGGGCCACCCGGGTCGAGTGGAACGCCCGGGTCGATCCCCACGCCACGGCCATGGTCTACCGGGCCCGGCCGCCCATCCATCGCTCGGTCGGGCTGGACGTGACCACCCGGGTGACCATGGCCGCGCCGGCTGTGCGTGCCCGTTTCCGGACGCCCCTGCTGCGCCCCGTGTTGGACTTTGCCGAGGTCTGGTTCCAGCAGCGGGAGCAGATCACCTTTCACGATCCCCTGGCGGCCGCCACCCTCTTCGACCCCGAGATCTGCGGCTTTGAGCGGGGACGGGTGACGGTGGAACTGCAGGATGAGGCCCTGCTGGGGCAGACCCGGTGGGAACCCGGCGCTGACGATGGCTACCATGAGGTGGCCTTGCGGGTGGATGCCGACCGATTTTTCGCCCACTACTTCTCCGTCTTCCATTGA
- a CDS encoding zinc-dependent alcohol dehydrogenase, with amino-acid sequence MQALVWEGPRQMHLREVSDPQPAADEVLIRTAFSGICGSELGGYLGHNSLRKPPLIMGHEFSGEIVALGEQATAVRPELAVGQRVTVNPIIANPLSRASLKGRPNLSRDRRIIGIHRPGSYADYVTAPAANVYVLPEHLSLELAALTEPMGCALRAARLAGITATDRVLITGLGPIGLLILQVAKATGARTIFASDLDPDRRAIGAHFGVRVIDPRAENVVEVIQAETGGEGVDVAIDAVGADATRRECIAAVAWGGKVIFTGLHAEESPIQANLVIRSEITIQGSFAYTPIDFEDALTWLADGRLEIEPWLLKAPLAQGGAMFERLLDRPGRVAKILLHG; translated from the coding sequence ATGCAAGCACTTGTCTGGGAAGGCCCCCGGCAGATGCACCTGCGGGAGGTGTCCGATCCCCAACCCGCCGCGGACGAGGTGTTGATCCGCACTGCCTTTTCCGGCATCTGTGGCTCGGAGCTGGGCGGCTACCTGGGCCACAATTCCCTGCGCAAACCGCCCCTGATCATGGGCCATGAGTTTTCCGGCGAAATCGTAGCCCTGGGCGAACAGGCCACCGCAGTCCGGCCAGAGCTGGCCGTGGGCCAGCGGGTGACCGTCAACCCCATCATCGCCAATCCCCTCTCCCGGGCCAGCCTGAAGGGGCGGCCCAACCTGAGCCGGGACCGGCGCATCATCGGCATCCACCGGCCGGGCAGCTACGCGGACTATGTGACCGCACCCGCGGCCAACGTCTACGTTTTGCCCGAACACCTGAGCCTGGAACTGGCTGCCCTCACCGAGCCCATGGGCTGCGCCCTGCGGGCCGCCCGGCTGGCGGGGATCACGGCCACGGACCGGGTCCTGATCACCGGCCTGGGGCCCATCGGCCTCCTGATCTTGCAGGTGGCCAAAGCAACCGGCGCTCGCACCATCTTTGCCAGCGACCTGGACCCGGATCGGCGGGCCATCGGCGCCCATTTCGGCGTCCGGGTCATCGATCCCCGGGCCGAAAATGTGGTGGAGGTGATCCAGGCCGAGACCGGCGGCGAGGGGGTGGATGTGGCCATCGACGCGGTGGGCGCGGACGCCACCCGGCGAGAGTGCATCGCTGCCGTGGCCTGGGGCGGCAAGGTCATCTTCACCGGCCTCCACGCGGAGGAGAGTCCCATCCAGGCCAACCTGGTCATCCGCTCCGAGATCACCATCCAGGGCAGCTTTGCCTACACGCCCATTGACTTTGAAGACGCCCTCACCTGGCTGGCCGATGGGCGCCTGGAGATCGAGCCCTGGCTGCTCAAGGCGCCCCTGGCCCAGGGCGGCGCCATGTTCGAACGCCTGTTGGACAGGCCAGGGCGGGTAGCCAAGATCTTGCTTCATGGCTGA
- a CDS encoding MBL fold metallo-hydrolase — MRIAPHVHLVASGQMGFDLTDRFDCNVYLLAAGEEYVLFDAGAGLGVDQILAVCAEDGIDTARIRHLFLTHAHADHGGGAASLREHLPVTVYAGAATAGILRAGNEEAVSLPAARRAGIYPADYRYRPCPVDRELADGGQVTIGPLTIEAIATPGHSHDHMSYWVSGLDRRYLVSGDAIFHGGKVVLQDTYDCNVYETNRSIEKLAGYPFEALLPGHLTFSLQRGRRHLEAACAVIAQLGCPPALG; from the coding sequence ATGCGCATTGCACCCCACGTCCACCTGGTGGCCAGCGGCCAGATGGGCTTCGACCTGACCGACCGCTTCGACTGCAACGTCTATCTGCTGGCCGCGGGGGAGGAGTATGTACTCTTCGACGCCGGCGCGGGCCTGGGGGTGGACCAGATCCTGGCCGTGTGCGCTGAAGACGGCATCGACACGGCTCGCATCCGGCATCTCTTTTTGACCCATGCCCACGCTGACCACGGCGGCGGCGCTGCGTCCCTGCGGGAACACCTGCCGGTGACGGTCTACGCCGGGGCAGCCACGGCGGGCATTCTGCGGGCCGGCAATGAAGAAGCCGTCTCCCTGCCGGCTGCCCGCCGGGCCGGCATCTACCCCGCAGACTATCGCTACCGGCCCTGCCCCGTGGACCGGGAGCTGGCCGACGGCGGGCAGGTGACCATCGGCCCGCTGACCATCGAGGCCATCGCCACGCCCGGCCACAGCCACGACCACATGTCCTATTGGGTCAGCGGCCTGGACCGGCGCTACCTGGTCAGCGGCGATGCCATCTTCCACGGCGGGAAGGTGGTCCTGCAGGACACCTACGACTGCAACGTCTACGAGACCAACCGCTCCATCGAGAAGCTGGCCGGTTATCCCTTTGAAGCGCTACTGCCCGGCCATCTCACATTCAGCCTGCAGCGGGGCCGCCGCCACCTGGAGGCTGCCTGCGCCGTCATCGCCCAGCTCGGCTGCCCGCCGGCACTGGGCTGA